One part of the candidate division KSB1 bacterium genome encodes these proteins:
- a CDS encoding polysaccharide biosynthesis/export family protein — MAKIILFTVMFSTIATSLPGQQYVLQVGDRLEITFWQEPDLNTNPVVAQNGTVEIPIAGRIQAAGLTASELSQRIIDEISRYRIKITQASVVINEYQGNKIFVTGQVGTPGTYSFEVIPNLWRVLQEAGGLSETANLEKISVIRESEGSGDILQVDLTRYFERGDVAQLPELQGGDTIHVPTRPSVSSPVDVSSPFAQKNEIYIAGEVVSPGRYNLERNIDLWDAIILAGGPTPSANLSDVKILKRRKGENGMMKINLKEYLDRSEPKPPILVPGDNIFIPRRAGVGSFLLTRILIPVITATAVALVVNAIVN, encoded by the coding sequence TTGGCTAAGATTATACTTTTCACAGTGATGTTTTCAACGATTGCAACTTCTCTGCCTGGTCAACAATATGTCCTGCAAGTAGGGGATAGGCTGGAGATCACTTTCTGGCAAGAACCTGATCTCAACACAAATCCTGTTGTGGCCCAGAATGGCACTGTCGAAATTCCGATAGCGGGTCGTATTCAAGCTGCGGGCTTAACCGCTTCAGAACTGAGTCAAAGAATCATTGACGAAATCTCCCGGTATCGAATCAAAATAACCCAGGCATCTGTGGTGATAAACGAATATCAAGGCAATAAGATTTTTGTCACCGGGCAGGTCGGTACTCCAGGCACTTATTCGTTTGAGGTCATTCCTAATTTGTGGCGTGTCTTGCAAGAAGCCGGTGGACTGTCAGAGACCGCCAATCTGGAAAAAATTTCTGTTATACGCGAAAGTGAAGGTTCCGGAGATATCCTGCAAGTGGACTTAACCAGGTATTTCGAGCGCGGTGACGTAGCGCAGCTACCTGAACTTCAGGGTGGTGATACGATTCATGTGCCAACAAGGCCTTCGGTCAGTTCGCCCGTTGATGTATCTTCACCTTTTGCGCAAAAGAATGAAATCTATATTGCGGGCGAAGTTGTATCACCTGGAAGATATAATTTGGAAAGAAATATCGACTTATGGGATGCAATCATTTTAGCCGGCGGGCCAACCCCTTCCGCCAACCTCTCTGATGTGAAAATCCTAAAGCGGAGGAAAGGGGAAAACGGCATGATGAAGATAAATCTAAAAGAATATTTAGACCGCTCTGAGCCTAAACCCCCCATTCTTGTACCGGGAGATAACATCTTTATTCCAAGGAGAGCAGGTGTGGGTTCATTTTTACTTACAAGGATATTAATTCCAGTTATAACAGCAACAGCGGTGGCACTCGTTGTTAATGCAATCGTTAATTGA